A stretch of DNA from Schistocerca americana isolate TAMUIC-IGC-003095 chromosome 3, iqSchAmer2.1, whole genome shotgun sequence:
tgtggtgctacagaagaatgctgaagattagatgggtagatcacataactaatgaggaagtattgaataggattggggagaagagaagtttgtggcacaacttgaccagaagaagggataggttggtaggacatgttctgaggcatcaagggatcaccaatttagtattggagggcagcgtggagggtaaaaatcgtagagggagaccaagagatgaatacactaaacagattaagaaggatgtaggtcgcagtaggtactgggagatgaaaaagcttgcacaggatagagtagcatggagagctgcatcaaaccagtctcaggactgaagaccacaacaacaacaacaacatcagtgtaAGCATACATTTGGAAATCTGTTTTCATGTTATTGCATTAAGAGCTGCACTTGGTCCCGAAAACATCTTTTTATGGTACTTGTAAGTGGTGCTACCTCTCTGGAGAGGAATTCCGCATTATACAAGACATCTTTGTAAAACTGTTTTCACCCAGAcgagtttcagcactttttgtgctaacTCAGGGAGTGTATTTGCAGGAGGAAATTAAacaaataaacccactgaagatagcacaaaaagtgctgaaatatATCCGAGAGAAAACAAAGCTACAGATATGTCTTGCATAAAGTGGAATTTCTCTccaattttcttagcaagcacggaaatgcgaactgcaacattcacaagaAGACGTTACATCATTCTTCCAAGCTTACAATCTATTGAGCTGTTTTTGTTATTTCACTGGCTAACACTAGCACGATCAGGCTGTAGATTTATGAACATAAACTGGTAATATACTATGTTTACCTATTGCCGAAGAAGTGAGTTTTGCCATTGAAATGAGAGATCGTCTGTAATGCATATGTGTGTGTCCCACATTTAACTTTTTTATGAGATAGAGTATTAAGTAGAtcagcatttacatctacatacatactacgcaagccaccgaacggcgcGTGGCAGGGAGTACGTTTTGCGACCACTGGTGTTTTACGTTTCTGTTCCAACTGAAAATAGACCGAgaggaaaatgactgtctatatgcctctgtacgagtcctaatctgtcTAATCTTATGTTaatggttcttacgcgaaatgtacgttaccGGAAGTAGAATCGATCAGCCTCAAAAgtcggttctataaattttctcatttGTGCTTTTCGaaaggaacgtcgccttccctccagtgttTCCCATcagaattcccgaagcatctccgtaatacttgcgtgttttccaaacctactggcaacaaatctagcagcccgcctctgaattgcctcggtgtcttccttcaatccgacctggtgtggaccccaaacactcgagcagtactcgacaGTGGGTCAAGTTAAAATTCTATGTGcgttcttctttacagatgaaccaaaaattctctcaataaaccgaagtcgaccattcgcctttcttaCTACAGTCcatacatgctcatttcatttcaaactGCTTTCAACATTATACCCAGACATTTAATtgacgttactgtgtcaagcagcacacctctaataccgtattcgaacattacaggtttgtttttccactcagctgcattaacttacattttttctacatttacagccagGTGCCATTAaatacaccaactagaaatgtttGTCTAAGTCATCGTGTACCCTCCTACAGactctcaacgacgacacctttccatacagcgcagcatcatcagcaaacaggcgcaGACTGCTGCTtaacctgtccgccagatcatttatgtatttagAAAATAACAGTGAATCTATCACATTTCTCTGGGCAATCTTCACGATATCCTTTTCTCTaataaacactcgccgtcgatgacaacgtactgagttctgttacctaggaagtcttcgagccactgacatatctgaGAAGTTATTCCGTATGCTTGTGCTTTCGTCAACAGTCGACATTGAGGCACGAAGTCAAGTAGTACACATAAGAGTGTAACCGTGGAAAAAAGACGGGTGTTGGGTGTTTACAGATTGAAAAcgattatttttatctgttttacaTCTCGACCTTTATTTATGTACAAATGGCACTAGGCCTACAGTGATCCTTTCCTTAGTGAATCTTAAGGATCGGCGCCGCGGCAGCGTAGGGCAGAGGAGCAGCAATGGCGGGGGCGGCGACAGCCAGAGGGGCGGCGCGCAGAGCGGGGGCCACAGCcaaggcgggggcggcggcgatggcgggggcggcgtaggccacgggggcggcgtaggccacgGGGGCGGCGACGGCCGCTGGCGCCACGGCCACGCCTCCCAGGTAGCCGGCCGACACGGCGGCGAACAGCAGGGGCAGGATCACCTGTAAGTAAACGATTTTACGCGTACAACATCATTAAAATCAAAAAGCTTGTAAAAAGCTTACTGAAAGCCCACATAACACAGTGGAGGGTCATCTCAAACATCCTAAACCATCTGAAGCTTCCGAGTGATCGGCTTGTATTAAGTTTCCAACGATGGTAAGTTGGATTttacagccggccgtagtggccgtgcggttctgggcgctacagtctggaaccgagcgaccgctacggtcgcaggttcgaatcctgcctcgggcatggatgtgtgtgatgtccttaggttaggtttaattagttctaagttctaggcgactgatgacctcagcagttaagtcgcatagtgctcagagccatttgaaccattttttggattttACACCGTTTATCACAAGGGAACTGTTTCAGTCCCTTGAGAGGTACTGGGAAGGGCTGTCTCCACTACAGGCGACATTAGCAAAACAGAATTAAAATCTGGCGTGTGTGCATTCCGAGGCCGATGTGTTAGGTTCTTGCGCTCATTCAGCTATTATTCTACACGTTGTGCCATGTGAGTTGCTGAATTTTCATCTAGGATGACTGATACTATTGCTGGGACCAATAGCTGCACCACTGATTAATTTTTATTACATAGAATGGTTCCATAGACGGTATCAGCAGCTGTCCGACTTAATGATGCCATAGGATTCATTGGAACACATCATACTTGTGCTTCTGCTAACGCTGCACAAAACCTCAATCATGAGTGATAATCGGAAGTAACAATTATTTTTAACGTTCTTCTATTTCCTTACTAACatcaatttttcttatgtttcgtgTT
This window harbors:
- the LOC124607373 gene encoding cuticle protein 16.5-like isoform X1; the encoded protein is MYKLVILPLLFAAVSAGYLGGVAVAPAAVAAPVAYAAPVAYAAPAIAAAPALAVAPALRAAPLAVAAPAIAAPLPYAAAAPILKIH